One stretch of Amycolatopsis sp. NBC_00345 DNA includes these proteins:
- a CDS encoding LysR family transcriptional regulator, whose amino-acid sequence MGLTVLVELRQLRYFVTVAEELHFGRAAGRLHIVQSAVSQQIRRLERELGAELFDRAPRTVRLTPAGRLLVPEARAVLAAADRARSVIADAAGTNGATLRLGTSDGLGDHLDRVLSALAEYVSQVSVELVSAPTRARLDQVRAHELDATFVRGITESPGLRLIPLWQDQITIALPIDHPLADATSVDLADLADLPLRLADRSRNAPLHDLVLSACREAGFTPVFGPVFTTMQDTLATVGSGSGSWTVVYESHARRLPSPKVAFRRTTRPILMNTLLAVSASSPPWCLDELLRACDRDR is encoded by the coding sequence GTGGGGTTGACTGTGCTGGTGGAACTGCGTCAGCTGCGCTATTTCGTGACTGTGGCCGAGGAGCTGCACTTCGGGCGGGCAGCCGGGCGCCTGCACATCGTGCAGTCGGCGGTGAGTCAGCAGATTCGCCGATTGGAGCGGGAACTGGGTGCCGAGTTGTTCGACCGCGCACCACGCACGGTGCGGCTGACCCCGGCCGGCCGGTTGCTGGTGCCCGAGGCCCGCGCGGTGCTGGCCGCGGCGGACCGGGCCAGGAGCGTGATCGCGGACGCGGCCGGCACCAACGGCGCGACCCTGCGGCTGGGCACCAGCGACGGGCTTGGCGACCACCTGGACCGGGTCCTGTCCGCGTTGGCCGAGTACGTCTCCCAGGTGAGCGTGGAACTGGTGTCGGCCCCTACCCGGGCCCGGCTGGATCAGGTGCGGGCGCACGAGCTGGACGCGACCTTCGTTCGTGGCATCACCGAGAGCCCCGGGCTGCGGTTGATCCCGTTGTGGCAGGACCAGATCACCATCGCGCTGCCGATCGACCACCCGTTGGCCGACGCCACCTCGGTCGATCTTGCCGATCTGGCCGACCTGCCACTGCGGCTGGCCGACCGCTCCCGCAACGCACCTCTGCACGACCTGGTGCTGTCAGCCTGCCGGGAGGCCGGGTTCACCCCGGTGTTCGGACCGGTGTTCACGACGATGCAGGACACTCTGGCCACGGTCGGTTCCGGCTCGGGGAGCTGGACCGTGGTGTACGAGTCGCACGCGCGCCGGCTGCCCTCGCCGAAGGTCGCCTTCCGCAGGACCACGCGGCCGATCCTCATGAACACCCTGCTCGCGGTCTCCGCGAGCAGCCCGCCCTGGTGCCTGGACGAGCTGCTGCGCGCGTGCGATCGCGATCGGTGA
- a CDS encoding DUF6403 family protein, translating into MTWWIWVAAAVVLVAAGYAVVALPRQRERKARLRTAWAAAQAALERAAISRDAASGEHPEAEQLLARATALAAEGGGPGAAETVREQARHADKLWQEAARG; encoded by the coding sequence ATGACCTGGTGGATCTGGGTGGCGGCCGCGGTCGTCCTGGTGGCGGCCGGGTACGCGGTCGTGGCGTTGCCGCGGCAACGAGAGCGGAAAGCGCGGCTGCGCACCGCGTGGGCAGCCGCGCAGGCCGCGCTCGAACGCGCCGCGATCAGCCGGGACGCGGCTTCCGGCGAACATCCGGAAGCCGAGCAGTTGCTGGCCCGCGCGACCGCCCTCGCCGCGGAAGGCGGTGGCCCCGGCGCCGCGGAGACCGTGCGCGAACAGGCTCGCCACGCGGACAAGCTGTGGCAGGAGGCCGCTCGTGGCTGA
- a CDS encoding SDR family oxidoreductase, translating into MNSFKDRVAIVTGASRGIGLGIAKELVQRGAKVCITARKPEPLAEAVAELGGGDFAIAVPGKADDVEHQAEAVAKTVERFGRLDLLVNNTGINPVLGSTLDIDPLAAAKILGVNVLAPLSWIKHARDAWMGEHGGSVVNVASIAGIRASPGLGMYGVSKAALIRLTQELGAELGPKIRVNAVAPAVVKTKFATALYEGREEEVASVYPMKRLGVPADIAGAVAFLLSEDAGWITGQTIVLDGGVTLGGGL; encoded by the coding sequence GTGAACTCGTTCAAGGATCGCGTGGCGATCGTCACCGGGGCCAGCCGGGGGATCGGGCTCGGTATCGCGAAGGAGCTGGTCCAGCGCGGCGCGAAGGTGTGCATCACCGCGCGCAAGCCGGAGCCGCTGGCCGAGGCCGTCGCGGAGCTGGGTGGTGGGGACTTCGCGATCGCCGTGCCCGGCAAGGCGGACGACGTCGAGCATCAGGCCGAGGCGGTGGCGAAGACCGTCGAGCGGTTCGGCCGGCTCGACCTGCTGGTCAACAACACCGGGATCAACCCCGTGCTCGGCTCCACACTGGACATCGACCCGCTGGCCGCGGCCAAGATCCTCGGGGTCAACGTGCTCGCGCCGCTGTCCTGGATCAAGCACGCCCGCGACGCCTGGATGGGCGAGCACGGCGGCTCGGTGGTCAACGTCGCGTCCATCGCCGGCATCCGGGCGTCACCCGGCCTCGGCATGTACGGCGTGAGCAAGGCCGCGCTGATCCGGCTCACCCAGGAGCTCGGCGCCGAACTGGGGCCGAAGATCCGCGTGAACGCCGTGGCGCCCGCAGTGGTCAAGACCAAATTCGCGACGGCGCTGTACGAGGGCCGCGAGGAGGAGGTCGCCTCGGTCTACCCGATGAAGCGGCTCGGCGTGCCCGCCGACATCGCCGGCGCGGTGGCGTTCCTGCTGTCCGAGGACGCGGGCTGGATCACCGGCCAGACCATCGTGCTCGACGGCGGCGTGACCCTGGGCGGCGGCCTGTGA
- a CDS encoding SDR family oxidoreductase, whose translation MSAGVVVTGGGGGIGAALARRFAAEGARVVVADLNGDAAAEVAAEVGGTAFAGDVASEDGVAKLIAAARETLGEIDVFCANAGIAPFGGEQSTEEDWARTWDVNVMAHVRASRLLLPAWLERGKGHFIATVSAAGLLTSLGSAPYSVTKHGALALAEWLSATYRHRGLTVQAICPQGVRTAMLESTGERGKLLMEASAIEPAQVADALFAAIEEKRFLVLPHEEVAQYYAARATQTDRWLGGMNKLQRKMEELPEEA comes from the coding sequence GTGAGCGCCGGGGTCGTCGTCACCGGGGGCGGCGGCGGGATCGGCGCGGCGCTGGCCCGCCGGTTCGCCGCCGAGGGCGCCCGCGTCGTGGTCGCGGACCTCAACGGTGACGCCGCCGCCGAGGTGGCCGCCGAGGTCGGCGGGACCGCGTTCGCCGGTGACGTCGCGAGCGAGGACGGCGTCGCCAAGCTCATCGCCGCCGCGCGCGAGACGCTGGGCGAGATCGACGTCTTCTGCGCGAACGCGGGCATCGCGCCGTTCGGCGGCGAGCAGTCGACCGAAGAGGACTGGGCGCGCACCTGGGACGTCAACGTGATGGCCCACGTCCGCGCGTCCCGGCTGCTGCTGCCGGCGTGGCTGGAACGCGGCAAGGGCCACTTCATCGCGACGGTGTCCGCCGCGGGCCTGCTGACCAGCCTCGGCTCCGCGCCGTACTCCGTGACCAAACACGGCGCGCTGGCCCTCGCCGAGTGGCTTTCGGCGACCTACCGCCACCGCGGCCTCACCGTGCAGGCGATCTGCCCGCAGGGCGTGCGCACGGCGATGCTGGAGAGCACGGGCGAGCGCGGCAAGCTGCTGATGGAGGCGTCGGCGATCGAGCCGGCCCAGGTGGCCGACGCGTTGTTCGCCGCCATCGAGGAGAAGCGTTTCCTGGTGCTGCCGCACGAGGAAGTCGCCCAGTACTACGCGGCGCGCGCCACCCAGACCGACCGCTGGCTCGGCGGGATGAACAAGCTGCAGCGCAAGATGGAAGAGCTGCCCGAAGAAGCCTGA
- a CDS encoding lectin, which produces MRRLLLRLSGAGLLAAALAVPVSAPAGAATLVSDPASLVNPFIGTSNQADDFPGADVPFGMVQWSPDTPSRPSGGGYEYNDSSITGFSLTHLSGPGCGADGDVPILPTVGAVDTGAKDSFSHANESANAGYYSVGLDNGVKTELTAALRSGLAKFTFPSSTQSNLVFKLNGSQNGTSDQTWNVVSPTEVSGSVTSGHFCGAGFTYTLYFDLVFDRPFATSGTAAAPAVTPKAAPGKLHGQATPAAPAAPAAGPAGSYVRFDTTSNPTVQAKVGVSYVSVANAVANRTADLPSFDFTGAKQAAHDSWNSMLGRIQVGGGTAAQQRVFYTALYHSLLHPNVFSDSNGQYIGFDNKAHTVASGHSAQYANFSGWDIYRTQAQLSALVAPTQTSDIAQSMITDYDQGGTLPKWAQNNGETDVMVGDPAAPILASYYAFGARGFDTSAALAAMEHQASEPNNDRPWLADLNSPGYIPGNVDSNYECCNAYGPVSTQLEYDSADFAVSAFAGALGDKTNQAFYAGRAQNWKNTFNPASGFMQPKDSSGSWTGGFDPKSQSGFVEGTSWQYTGMVPFNVAGLAKARGGNASLVSYLDSVLSDFHYGDGSKSDLGNEPSLELPWEYDYVGQPYKTQKVVRQAQDQIWSDAPGGLAGNDDLGAMSAWYVFSALGFYPMTPGTADLALGSPLFTQSVTTLPSGKTLTVNAPAAADNAPYVQSATWNGGAWNNAYVPTSAITAGGTLAFTLGTTANTGWAASSPPPSYEGGSLPHLGTLTSGIAGKCADVDHSGTASPTKVQIYTCNPTGAQQWYAAPDGSLQAEGGCLDVSNSGTAEDTLVQRWHCNGSVAQVWQPGANGSLVNPNSGRCLDDPQATTVDGTQLQIHTCNGTAAQNWTHN; this is translated from the coding sequence ATGCGTCGATTGTTACTGAGATTGTCCGGCGCGGGCCTGCTGGCCGCCGCGCTCGCGGTTCCCGTTTCCGCCCCCGCCGGGGCCGCGACCCTGGTCTCCGATCCGGCGTCGCTGGTGAACCCGTTCATCGGCACTTCCAACCAGGCGGACGACTTCCCGGGCGCGGACGTGCCGTTCGGCATGGTCCAGTGGAGCCCGGACACCCCCAGCCGGCCCAGCGGCGGCGGGTACGAATACAACGATTCTTCGATCACCGGATTCAGTTTGACGCATTTGTCCGGTCCGGGGTGCGGCGCGGACGGTGACGTCCCCATTCTGCCCACCGTCGGCGCCGTGGACACCGGGGCCAAGGATTCGTTTTCCCACGCCAATGAGTCGGCGAACGCCGGGTATTACTCCGTCGGCCTCGACAATGGCGTGAAAACGGAGCTGACCGCCGCCCTGCGCTCCGGCCTGGCCAAGTTCACCTTCCCGTCGAGCACCCAGTCCAACCTCGTCTTCAAGCTCAACGGCAGCCAGAACGGCACCTCCGACCAGACCTGGAACGTGGTCAGCCCGACGGAGGTGTCCGGCTCGGTGACCTCCGGGCACTTCTGCGGCGCCGGCTTCACCTACACGCTCTACTTCGACCTGGTCTTCGACCGGCCGTTCGCGACCAGCGGCACCGCCGCGGCGCCCGCCGTCACGCCGAAGGCCGCACCGGGCAAGCTGCACGGCCAGGCCACCCCAGCCGCACCCGCCGCCCCGGCGGCCGGGCCCGCGGGCTCCTACGTGCGGTTCGACACCACCTCCAACCCCACCGTGCAGGCGAAGGTCGGCGTGTCCTACGTGTCGGTGGCGAACGCGGTGGCGAACCGGACGGCCGACCTCCCGTCGTTCGACTTCACCGGGGCGAAGCAGGCCGCGCACGACTCGTGGAACTCGATGCTCGGCCGCATCCAGGTGGGCGGCGGCACGGCGGCGCAGCAACGCGTCTTCTACACCGCGCTGTACCACTCCCTGTTGCACCCCAACGTGTTCTCCGACTCCAACGGCCAGTACATCGGCTTCGACAACAAGGCGCACACCGTCGCGAGTGGACACTCGGCGCAGTACGCGAATTTCTCCGGCTGGGACATCTACCGCACCCAGGCGCAGCTGTCGGCGCTGGTCGCGCCCACCCAGACCAGTGACATCGCGCAGTCCATGATCACCGACTACGACCAGGGCGGCACGCTGCCCAAGTGGGCGCAGAACAACGGCGAGACCGACGTGATGGTCGGGGACCCGGCCGCGCCGATCCTCGCGAGCTACTACGCGTTCGGCGCCCGCGGGTTCGACACCTCCGCGGCGCTGGCCGCGATGGAGCACCAGGCGAGCGAACCGAACAACGACCGGCCCTGGCTCGCCGACCTCAACTCGCCGGGCTACATCCCGGGCAACGTCGACAGCAACTACGAGTGCTGCAACGCCTATGGCCCGGTCTCCACGCAGCTGGAGTACGACTCCGCGGACTTCGCGGTCTCGGCGTTCGCCGGAGCGCTGGGGGACAAGACGAACCAGGCGTTCTACGCCGGCCGCGCGCAGAACTGGAAGAACACCTTCAACCCGGCCAGCGGTTTCATGCAGCCGAAGGACTCGAGCGGCTCGTGGACCGGCGGGTTCGACCCGAAGAGCCAGTCCGGCTTCGTCGAGGGCACGTCGTGGCAGTACACCGGCATGGTGCCGTTCAACGTGGCCGGCCTCGCGAAGGCGCGCGGTGGCAACGCCTCGCTGGTGAGCTACCTCGACAGCGTCCTGTCCGACTTCCACTACGGCGACGGCAGCAAGTCCGACCTCGGCAACGAGCCGAGCCTGGAACTGCCGTGGGAGTACGACTACGTCGGGCAGCCGTACAAGACGCAGAAGGTCGTGCGGCAGGCCCAGGACCAGATCTGGAGCGACGCCCCCGGCGGGTTGGCCGGCAACGACGACCTCGGCGCGATGAGCGCGTGGTACGTCTTCTCCGCGCTCGGCTTCTACCCGATGACGCCGGGCACGGCGGACCTCGCGCTCGGCAGCCCGCTGTTCACGCAGTCCGTGACCACACTGCCCAGCGGGAAGACGCTGACGGTCAACGCGCCGGCCGCCGCGGACAACGCGCCGTATGTGCAGAGCGCCACCTGGAACGGCGGAGCCTGGAACAACGCGTACGTCCCGACGTCGGCGATCACGGCGGGCGGCACGCTCGCGTTCACCCTCGGCACCACGGCCAACACGGGGTGGGCGGCGTCGAGCCCGCCGCCGTCGTACGAGGGCGGGAGCCTGCCGCACCTGGGCACGCTCACGTCCGGGATCGCCGGCAAGTGCGCCGACGTCGACCACAGCGGCACGGCCAGCCCCACGAAGGTCCAGATCTACACGTGCAACCCCACCGGCGCCCAGCAGTGGTACGCCGCGCCGGACGGTTCCTTGCAGGCCGAGGGCGGCTGCCTCGACGTCTCCAACAGCGGCACCGCCGAGGACACATTGGTCCAGCGGTGGCACTGCAACGGCAGCGTCGCGCAGGTGTGGCAGCCCGGTGCCAACGGCTCGCTGGTGAACCCGAATTCCGGGCGCTGCCTCGACGACCCGCAGGCCACCACGGTCGATGGCACCCAGCTGCAGATCCACACCTGCAACGGCACCGCGGCGCAGAACTGGACGCACAACTGA
- a CDS encoding enoyl-CoA hydratase-related protein, translating into MPAEESIVDGVRYEAAGPVATLTFDRPERSNAMDRTMQARYGSLLRAAEADPAVRAVVVTGAGRAFCPGADLGLLGGISEAPPVTDDDLEGYRDVLAAALVRVPVVAAINGGCAGLGFVLACAADVRFAAAGAKFTTAFARRGLIAEYGVAKLLPELVGRGRALDLLLSARTFTAEQALEYGLVQEIVPAGELALRAHAYATELATYSAPRSMATIKDQVTREPATSLEQSAVASTKLMLDSFGHPELAEGVASWNERRPPRFPPHTGD; encoded by the coding sequence TTGCCCGCTGAAGAGTCCATTGTGGATGGTGTCCGGTACGAGGCGGCCGGGCCGGTCGCCACGCTCACCTTCGACCGGCCCGAGCGCAGCAACGCGATGGACCGGACCATGCAGGCGCGGTACGGCTCCCTGCTGCGGGCGGCGGAGGCCGACCCGGCCGTCCGCGCGGTGGTGGTGACCGGGGCCGGGCGCGCCTTCTGCCCCGGCGCGGATCTCGGCCTGCTCGGCGGCATTTCCGAGGCGCCGCCGGTGACCGACGACGACCTGGAGGGCTACCGCGACGTGCTCGCCGCCGCGCTCGTGCGCGTTCCGGTCGTCGCGGCGATCAACGGCGGCTGCGCGGGCCTCGGTTTTGTCCTCGCCTGCGCCGCCGACGTGCGCTTCGCCGCCGCGGGCGCGAAGTTCACCACGGCGTTCGCGCGCCGCGGGCTGATCGCGGAATACGGCGTCGCGAAGCTGCTGCCGGAACTCGTCGGCCGCGGCCGCGCGCTGGACCTGCTGCTGTCGGCCCGCACGTTCACCGCCGAGCAGGCGCTGGAATACGGGCTGGTGCAGGAGATCGTGCCCGCCGGGGAGCTGGCGCTGCGCGCGCACGCCTACGCCACCGAACTCGCCACGTACAGCGCCCCGCGCTCGATGGCGACGATCAAGGACCAGGTCACCCGCGAGCCCGCCACGTCGCTGGAGCAGTCCGCGGTGGCGTCGACCAAGCTGATGCTGGACTCGTTCGGCCACCCGGAGCTGGCCGAGGGCGTGGCGAGCTGGAACGAACGGCGGCCGCCGCGATTCCCGCCCCACACCGGCGATTGA
- a CDS encoding MFS transporter → MSDAAGPAGKLTVEDVHVTDPSVIRRAVGAAAVGNITEWYDFGVYGYLATTIQKVFFTDLPPATGQIATFGVFAVSFLIRPFGGLIFGPLGDRIGRKKVLSLTVILMALGTLLLGVIPSYGAIGIAAPMLVLLARLLQGISTGGEYGNAMTFIAEYAPDRRRGFFGSWLEFGTLTGYAFGATIATVLSAVLTEQQLLTWGWRIPFLIALPLGAVGLYLRQKLEESPAFAQLQGSGEQKPVQSLGSELRAVFTKYWPAMLLCAGLVLTWNVTNYMLTSYMPTYLTEALPAHGAGVGTTASEILQILVLVVLMVVITFVGRLSDKVGRRPVVMAGCAGLVVLSLPSVLLVRAGGDLATFFGLLLMGLVLVLFSAVLPSTLPALFPTHIRAGGLSIAFNISVSIFGGTTATVMSALVTGTGDLNWPAYYLIIAGVIGAVCTFFMRETARRSLAGSGPTVETDEEARELVAASANGTWPEKD, encoded by the coding sequence ATGTCCGACGCGGCAGGCCCGGCAGGAAAACTGACGGTGGAGGACGTCCACGTCACCGATCCCTCGGTGATCAGACGAGCCGTCGGCGCGGCCGCGGTCGGCAACATCACCGAGTGGTACGACTTCGGCGTCTACGGGTACCTGGCGACGACGATCCAGAAGGTCTTCTTCACCGACCTGCCGCCCGCGACCGGGCAGATCGCCACGTTCGGGGTGTTCGCGGTCTCGTTCCTGATCCGGCCGTTCGGCGGGCTGATCTTCGGGCCGCTGGGGGACCGGATCGGCCGCAAGAAGGTGCTGTCGCTGACGGTCATCCTGATGGCGCTCGGCACGCTCCTGCTCGGCGTCATCCCGAGCTACGGCGCCATCGGCATCGCCGCCCCCATGCTGGTGCTGCTGGCGCGGCTGCTGCAGGGCATCTCGACCGGCGGTGAGTACGGCAACGCGATGACGTTCATCGCGGAGTACGCGCCGGACCGCCGCCGCGGGTTCTTCGGCAGCTGGCTGGAGTTCGGCACGCTGACCGGGTACGCCTTCGGCGCGACGATCGCGACCGTGCTGAGCGCGGTGCTCACCGAGCAGCAGCTGCTCACCTGGGGCTGGCGCATCCCGTTCCTGATCGCGCTGCCGCTCGGCGCGGTCGGCCTGTACCTGCGGCAGAAGCTGGAGGAGTCGCCGGCGTTCGCGCAGCTGCAGGGCTCGGGCGAGCAGAAACCGGTGCAGTCGCTGGGCAGCGAGCTGCGCGCGGTGTTCACCAAGTACTGGCCCGCGATGCTGCTGTGCGCCGGCCTGGTGCTCACCTGGAACGTGACGAACTACATGCTGACCAGCTACATGCCGACGTACCTGACCGAGGCCCTGCCCGCGCACGGCGCCGGCGTCGGCACCACGGCTTCGGAGATCCTGCAGATCCTCGTGCTGGTGGTGCTGATGGTGGTGATCACGTTCGTCGGGCGGCTGTCGGACAAGGTGGGCCGTCGCCCGGTCGTGATGGCCGGCTGCGCCGGGCTGGTGGTGCTTTCGCTCCCGTCGGTGCTGCTGGTGCGGGCCGGCGGCGACCTCGCGACGTTCTTCGGCCTGCTGCTGATGGGCCTGGTGCTGGTGCTCTTCTCCGCGGTCCTGCCGTCCACCCTGCCCGCGCTGTTCCCCACGCACATCCGGGCGGGCGGGCTGTCGATCGCGTTCAACATCTCGGTGTCGATCTTCGGCGGCACGACGGCGACGGTGATGAGCGCGCTCGTCACCGGCACCGGCGACCTGAACTGGCCGGCCTACTACCTGATCATCGCCGGGGTGATCGGCGCCGTCTGCACGTTCTTCATGCGGGAGACCGCGCGCCGGTCGCTCGCCGGCTCGGGCCCGACGGTGGAGACCGACGAAGAGGCGCGCGAACTGGTCGCGGCGTCCGCCAACGGCACCTGGCCGGAGAAGGACTGA
- a CDS encoding AMP-binding protein, translating into MGWYDTKPWLASYGDEPVPEVTPTTLLDTFRRTVAAVPDTTAIAYFDARLSYREVDELSDGVARHLLAAGFARGDRLALVLQNIPQFVLALLGTWKAGGIVVPVNPMYRTGELTHVLTDAGVKAIVCSQRGWHDYIGALVPDSPVEIALTTSELDFQTRDDHRVLGQATRQATPGADDLLEAARSASGDLEPVHPALGDVALISYTSGTSGKPKGATNTHGNVGTNAAVLAASAGREPGVALFALAPLFHITGMVCEVAYAIEVAGTLALAYRFEPGVVLDALLEHRPVYMVGPSTAYMALMAHPAASPAHFESFEALYSGGAALPPAVVASFRERFGRYIHNGYGLTETTAGCVVVPRGVEAPVDPESGTISVGLPVPGTIVRILTDDGAELPPGQAGEIAVEGPMVVPGYWNQPDATAASLPGGRLLTGDIGFMDERGWVYVVDRKKDMINAAGFKVWPREVEDVLYTHPGVREAAVVGVPDEYRGETVKAYVSPAPGQRPDPAELVAYCKERLAAFKYPRTVEVLSELPKTASGKILRRELRARGTEGA; encoded by the coding sequence ATGGGCTGGTATGACACGAAACCGTGGCTGGCGAGCTACGGGGACGAGCCCGTTCCCGAGGTCACGCCGACCACGCTGCTGGACACGTTCCGGCGCACCGTCGCGGCGGTGCCGGACACCACGGCCATCGCGTATTTCGACGCCCGCCTCAGCTACCGCGAGGTGGACGAGCTGTCCGACGGCGTCGCCCGGCACCTGCTCGCCGCCGGTTTCGCCCGTGGCGACCGGCTCGCCCTGGTGCTGCAGAACATCCCGCAGTTCGTGCTCGCGCTGCTCGGCACGTGGAAGGCCGGCGGCATCGTGGTGCCGGTCAACCCGATGTACCGGACGGGCGAGCTGACCCACGTGCTCACCGACGCCGGCGTCAAGGCGATCGTCTGCTCGCAGCGCGGCTGGCACGACTACATCGGCGCGCTCGTCCCGGACAGCCCGGTCGAGATCGCGTTGACCACCAGCGAGCTGGACTTCCAGACGCGGGACGACCACCGGGTGCTCGGCCAGGCCACGCGGCAGGCGACGCCCGGCGCGGACGACCTGCTCGAGGCCGCCCGCTCGGCATCGGGTGATCTCGAACCGGTCCACCCGGCGCTCGGTGACGTCGCGCTGATCAGCTACACGTCCGGCACCAGCGGGAAACCCAAGGGCGCCACCAACACCCACGGCAACGTCGGCACCAACGCGGCGGTGCTCGCCGCCTCCGCGGGGCGGGAACCGGGCGTGGCGCTCTTCGCGCTGGCGCCGCTGTTCCACATCACCGGCATGGTGTGCGAAGTCGCGTACGCGATCGAGGTCGCGGGGACTCTCGCGCTCGCCTACCGGTTCGAGCCCGGCGTGGTCCTGGACGCGCTGCTGGAGCACCGGCCCGTGTACATGGTCGGCCCGTCGACCGCGTACATGGCGCTGATGGCGCACCCGGCGGCGTCGCCCGCGCACTTCGAATCGTTCGAAGCGCTGTACTCCGGTGGCGCGGCGCTGCCGCCGGCCGTGGTGGCGTCGTTCCGCGAGCGTTTCGGGCGCTACATCCACAACGGCTACGGCCTCACCGAGACCACCGCGGGCTGCGTCGTCGTGCCGCGGGGCGTGGAGGCGCCCGTCGACCCGGAGTCCGGCACCATCTCGGTCGGCCTGCCGGTGCCCGGCACGATCGTGCGGATCCTCACCGACGACGGCGCCGAGCTGCCGCCGGGCCAGGCCGGCGAGATCGCCGTCGAAGGCCCGATGGTGGTGCCCGGCTACTGGAACCAGCCCGACGCCACGGCCGCGTCGCTGCCCGGGGGCCGCCTGCTCACGGGCGACATCGGTTTCATGGACGAGCGCGGCTGGGTCTACGTCGTGGACCGTAAGAAAGACATGATCAACGCGGCCGGGTTCAAGGTGTGGCCACGCGAAGTGGAGGACGTGCTGTACACCCATCCCGGGGTGCGCGAGGCCGCCGTGGTGGGCGTGCCGGACGAATACCGCGGCGAGACCGTGAAGGCGTACGTCAGCCCGGCGCCGGGGCAGCGGCCGGACCCGGCGGAGCTGGTGGCGTACTGCAAGGAACGGCTGGCCGCGTTCAAATACCCCCGCACGGTCGAGGTGCTGTCCGAGCTGCCGAAGACCGCCAGCGGCAAGATCCTGCGGCGCGAGCTGCGTGCCCGCGGTACGGAAGGGGCGTGA
- a CDS encoding phosphotriesterase family protein, with amino-acid sequence MVDTVRGEVAPADLGKVLMHEHIFVLSPEFVANYPEHDGFDERVHVPEAIEKLRALKAAGIDTIVDPTVIGLGRYIPRVQEIAAEVDLNIVVATGLYTYNDLPHYLSLRGPGTMLDGEEPMVAMFVGDITDGIAGTGVKAGVLKCATDEPGVTPGVERVLRAVAKAHRATGAPIMTHTHAGTRRGLEQQDVFESEGVDLGRVLIGHSGDTTDLDYLTALADRGSLLGMDRFGIDAYLPFEERVATVAALCERGYAGSMVLSQDASCYMDWLEAPVREAVLPNWHYLHITDDVLPELRARGVAEADLTKMLVDNPRRFLTRGSGY; translated from the coding sequence GTGGTCGACACAGTGCGTGGCGAGGTGGCGCCGGCGGACCTGGGCAAGGTGCTGATGCACGAGCACATCTTCGTGCTGAGCCCGGAGTTCGTCGCCAACTATCCCGAGCACGACGGGTTCGACGAACGGGTGCACGTGCCGGAGGCGATCGAAAAGCTGCGGGCGCTCAAGGCCGCGGGGATCGACACGATCGTCGACCCGACCGTGATCGGGCTCGGCCGCTACATCCCGCGAGTGCAGGAGATCGCCGCCGAGGTCGACCTCAACATCGTTGTGGCGACTGGGTTGTACACCTACAACGACCTGCCGCACTACCTTTCGCTGCGCGGCCCCGGCACGATGCTGGACGGTGAGGAGCCGATGGTCGCGATGTTCGTCGGCGACATCACCGACGGCATCGCGGGCACCGGCGTTAAAGCCGGGGTGCTCAAGTGCGCCACCGACGAGCCGGGCGTGACGCCGGGCGTCGAGCGGGTGCTGCGGGCCGTCGCGAAGGCGCACCGGGCCACCGGCGCGCCGATCATGACGCACACCCACGCGGGCACCCGGCGCGGGCTGGAGCAGCAGGACGTGTTCGAGTCCGAGGGCGTCGACCTGGGGCGCGTGCTGATCGGGCACAGCGGCGACACGACGGACCTGGACTACCTGACGGCACTGGCCGACCGCGGCTCGCTGCTCGGCATGGACCGGTTCGGGATCGACGCGTACCTGCCGTTCGAGGAGCGTGTGGCGACGGTCGCGGCGCTGTGCGAACGCGGGTACGCGGGCAGCATGGTGCTTTCGCAGGACGCGTCGTGCTACATGGACTGGCTGGAGGCGCCGGTGCGCGAGGCGGTGCTGCCCAACTGGCACTACCTGCACATCACCGACGACGTGCTGCCGGAACTGCGCGCCCGCGGCGTCGCCGAAGCCGACCTGACGAAGATGCTGGTCGACAACCCGAGGCGGTTCCTCACCCGGGGAAGCGGGTACTGA